In one window of Deinococcus terrestris DNA:
- a CDS encoding NAD(P)-dependent alcohol dehydrogenase: MLAARFHTFGGPEVLRVEEVPWPWPQRDEVLIRVAASSVNGSDLRLRSGSGPISLTVRRPYTTGLDVAGTVVGVGPRVTAFMPGERVFGLLGHGGGGAAEYVTVPQSRVAHLPDALALAEAAAVPLSGLTALQALREGASLHRRPGARVLIHGAAGGIGSFAVGLARHFGAVVTGTARASKLDFVRTLGADEALDTASLDLTRGGRTWDVIFDTPPALDFARVRASLAPGGVYVTTQPFPLRPAELAATLGGPGPRFAAVRTQERSSDLAFLARRLAQGDLRVPLDRTFPLARIADAHRHVGGPEARGKTVVLIGSDSPSQNRQ; encoded by the coding sequence ATGCTCGCAGCCCGTTTTCACACCTTTGGCGGCCCCGAAGTCCTGCGCGTCGAGGAAGTGCCCTGGCCCTGGCCCCAGCGAGACGAGGTGCTGATCCGGGTTGCGGCCTCCAGCGTGAACGGCTCGGACCTGCGGCTGCGCTCGGGGAGTGGCCCCATCTCCCTCACAGTGCGCCGCCCCTACACCACCGGCCTGGACGTGGCGGGCACCGTGGTGGGCGTGGGGCCACGGGTGACGGCCTTTATGCCCGGCGAGCGCGTCTTCGGACTGCTGGGGCACGGCGGCGGCGGCGCGGCCGAGTACGTCACCGTGCCCCAATCACGGGTGGCCCACCTGCCGGACGCGCTGGCGCTGGCCGAGGCCGCCGCCGTTCCCCTGTCGGGCCTGACGGCCTTGCAAGCGCTGCGAGAGGGCGCCTCGCTGCACCGCCGCCCTGGCGCACGGGTGCTGATTCACGGGGCAGCCGGGGGCATCGGGTCCTTTGCCGTCGGCCTGGCCCGCCACTTTGGAGCGGTGGTGACCGGAACCGCCCGCGCCTCGAAACTGGACTTCGTGCGGACGCTCGGGGCCGACGAGGCGCTGGATACGGCGAGCCTCGACCTGACCCGCGGCGGGCGCACCTGGGACGTGATCTTCGACACGCCGCCCGCGCTCGACTTCGCGCGGGTGCGGGCCAGCCTGGCACCTGGCGGGGTGTACGTGACGACCCAGCCCTTTCCCCTGCGTCCGGCTGAACTTGCCGCCACCCTGGGCGGCCCTGGCCCCCGTTTCGCTGCCGTCCGTACCCAGGAACGGTCCTCCGACCTTGCCTTCCTGGCGCGGCGCCTCGCCCAGGGCGACCTGCGGGTGCCGCTGGACCGCACCTTTCCCCTCGCCCGCATCGCCGACGCCCACCGCCATGTCGGGGGACCAGAGGCGCGGGGCAAGACCGTCGTGCTGATCGGGTCAGACTCGCCCTCGCAGAACCGACAATGA
- a CDS encoding SDR family NAD(P)-dependent oxidoreductase: MNLNLNGKTALVTGAGSGIGQAVALAFAREGANVVLTDLKQESLDETVKLIEQANKDVQTVTVIADAGNPDDHQKAVDAAMETFGRLDAAVNNAGMGGEAVPVAEVNVKNWQKVLEVNLSGVFYGMQAQLNAMLGGEGGSIVNVASILGQAGWANGAAYVASKHGVVGLTRTAALDYAQKGVRVNAVGPGFIETPILGQDRQALDYLASLHPMGRLGKPEEIAHLIVFLSSPLASLITGAYYNADGGYLAK, encoded by the coding sequence ATGAATCTCAACCTGAACGGAAAGACAGCTCTCGTCACTGGTGCAGGCTCCGGCATTGGACAGGCCGTCGCCCTGGCGTTCGCCCGCGAGGGCGCCAACGTCGTCCTGACCGACCTGAAACAGGAAAGCCTCGACGAAACGGTCAAGCTCATCGAGCAGGCCAACAAGGACGTCCAGACCGTCACGGTGATTGCCGACGCGGGCAATCCCGACGACCACCAGAAGGCCGTGGACGCCGCCATGGAAACCTTCGGTCGCCTGGACGCCGCTGTCAATAACGCCGGAATGGGTGGAGAAGCTGTTCCCGTGGCCGAGGTCAACGTCAAGAACTGGCAGAAGGTGCTGGAGGTGAACCTGAGCGGGGTGTTCTACGGTATGCAGGCCCAGCTCAACGCCATGCTCGGGGGTGAGGGCGGCAGCATCGTCAACGTCGCCTCTATCCTGGGACAGGCCGGATGGGCCAACGGGGCCGCATATGTGGCCTCCAAGCACGGAGTCGTTGGCCTGACCCGCACGGCTGCGCTGGACTACGCCCAGAAGGGCGTGCGCGTGAATGCGGTCGGCCCTGGCTTTATTGAAACGCCCATTCTGGGACAGGACCGTCAGGCCCTGGATTACCTGGCCTCGCTGCATCCCATGGGTCGCCTGGGCAAGCCGGAGGAAATCGCCCACCTCATCGTGTTCCTGAGTAGCCCGCTCGCCAGTTTGATCACGGGAGCGTACTACAACGCCGATGGTGGGTACCTCGCCAAGTAA
- a CDS encoding sensor histidine kinase, protein MAITLADLLTPGGLVVGTLLTVPVALAALGGSRRLAAVLTALAVAANVGAGLLGTLRDVSGPQELGNRVISVVAVLLVGALSLRAREASARAARLAAEEGRLARERALRRLAEAVSGALGEADFVERAATALRELAGAEAVEIGRLTRATLREPHALSPADAPSHLGRRLPLEVLARMGGKGGAGDSSFVSHLRRRDGEDLAVLVTRPAVTPERLREALATLEAPLERAALLGDLRVQGERLARRGEVLQDLVYAFSHDLRTPLLANSMNMRAALRGAYGPLPDDYRATLENGLEANTELLALADQLLLLAKYESGEPGGERREVKLRDLTLGVIGQLGERAGARGVVFELELEGVSVHGLAHDLRRGVQNLLENAVKFSPPGGTVWVTLRGRGDEAVLAVTDEGPGVPPAREATLFGRFRGGGAGGGTGLGLYLTRQIAAAHGGTVTYARTAHAQSVFTLTLPRGEAG, encoded by the coding sequence GTGGCGATCACCCTGGCGGACCTGCTTACGCCCGGTGGCCTGGTGGTAGGCACGCTGCTGACGGTGCCGGTGGCCCTGGCCGCGCTGGGGGGCAGCCGCAGGCTCGCGGCGGTTCTGACGGCGCTGGCGGTGGCGGCAAATGTGGGGGCGGGGCTGCTGGGCACGCTGCGGGACGTTTCTGGACCGCAGGAACTGGGCAACCGGGTGATCAGCGTCGTGGCGGTGCTGCTGGTGGGGGCGCTGTCGCTGCGGGCGCGGGAGGCGTCGGCGCGGGCGGCGCGGCTGGCGGCTGAGGAAGGGCGGCTCGCGCGGGAGCGGGCGCTGCGGCGCCTGGCCGAGGCCGTGAGCGGGGCGCTGGGTGAGGCCGACTTCGTGGAGCGGGCGGCGACGGCGCTGCGGGAACTGGCGGGCGCGGAGGCGGTCGAGATCGGGCGGCTGACGCGGGCCACCCTGCGGGAGCCGCACGCCCTGAGTCCCGCCGACGCGCCATCGCATCTGGGCCGCCGCCTGCCGCTGGAGGTCCTCGCACGGATGGGCGGAAAGGGGGGCGCAGGCGACTCGTCCTTCGTCAGTCACCTGCGCCGCCGGGACGGGGAGGACCTGGCCGTGCTGGTGACGCGCCCGGCGGTGACCCCGGAGCGGCTGCGCGAGGCGCTGGCGACCCTGGAGGCGCCGCTGGAGCGGGCCGCCCTGCTGGGCGACCTGCGGGTGCAGGGCGAGCGGCTGGCGCGGCGCGGGGAGGTGCTGCAAGACCTGGTGTACGCCTTTTCGCACGATCTGCGCACCCCCCTGCTGGCGAATTCCATGAACATGCGGGCGGCGCTGCGGGGAGCGTATGGCCCCCTCCCCGACGACTACCGCGCCACCCTGGAAAACGGCCTGGAGGCGAATACCGAGCTGCTGGCGCTGGCCGACCAGCTGCTGCTGCTCGCAAAGTACGAGAGCGGCGAGCCCGGCGGCGAGCGGCGCGAGGTCAAGCTGCGCGACCTGACGCTGGGGGTGATCGGGCAGCTCGGGGAGCGGGCGGGGGCGCGGGGGGTGGTCTTCGAGCTGGAGCTGGAGGGGGTGAGCGTTCACGGGCTGGCGCACGACCTGCGGCGGGGGGTGCAGAACCTGCTGGAAAACGCGGTGAAGTTCAGCCCGCCGGGGGGCACGGTGTGGGTGACCCTGCGGGGGCGGGGGGACGAGGCGGTGCTGGCCGTCACCGACGAGGGGCCGGGCGTGCCCCCGGCGCGGGAGGCGACCCTCTTCGGGCGCTTCCGGGGCGGGGGGGCGGGGGGCGGGACCGGGCTGGGGCTGTACCTCACCCGGCAGATCGCGGCGGCACACGGGGGCACGGTGACCTATGCCCGCACCGCCCACGCCCAGAGCGTCTTTACCCTGACCCTGCCCCGCGGGGAGGCAGGGTAG
- a CDS encoding S8/S53 family peptidase, with product MALALSACNGGGGGGTVNPPKNPAEPVQPQPQPIAAEYLPAAGFWNGRKAAGPWCQGKVSTQSLHAQSVSEESLLAAPTDAMRGLSGLSENLTGLTVQSAGPQELALLLPTGEDAGAALARVKAQNVTVDGEFGYWITVQATPAQAQRLVAQGLVQYAEKLPTLKTVGLPAPSDATLGNQSKYLPMMNTQAAWSQLDLGCDHPVVAVIDGGWTGSTTHAEYNLVPQSAWFNPIKAQQGNAESTEMNPGYDHGTAVAGVIAMTTNGYGAGASVSYNLAKVLPINARTTGSSIGATAAVQGIEYAVGQTTINGQVFTNPYPASVINLSFGSDATRSPSQFFQSAFTAAANRGVVIVAAAGNELASGTTDTAGLNHSIGVAGVMFDGNRWVDPHRAGFGSNYGPGVDVAAPAMAVPTMVNGAAEFWSGTSMATPWVSAQIAMWMYANQHYRADGSRTQGLRGDALYNKLYACFAAIGSNRGTKDEYLGFGKLDTGRLVSPTEAACR from the coding sequence ATGGCTCTTGCCCTCTCGGCCTGCAATGGCGGCGGTGGTGGCGGCACCGTCAACCCTCCCAAGAACCCTGCCGAACCCGTTCAGCCGCAGCCCCAGCCCATCGCCGCCGAGTACCTGCCTGCCGCCGGGTTCTGGAACGGCCGGAAGGCCGCCGGGCCGTGGTGCCAGGGCAAGGTGAGCACCCAGAGCCTGCATGCCCAGAGCGTGAGCGAAGAGTCCCTGCTCGCCGCGCCTACCGACGCGATGCGCGGCCTCTCGGGCCTGTCGGAGAACCTCACCGGACTCACGGTCCAGAGCGCCGGGCCCCAGGAACTCGCGCTGCTGCTGCCCACGGGTGAGGATGCGGGCGCGGCGCTCGCCCGGGTCAAGGCCCAGAACGTGACCGTAGACGGCGAGTTCGGCTACTGGATCACGGTGCAGGCCACGCCCGCGCAGGCGCAGCGCCTCGTCGCGCAGGGCCTGGTCCAGTACGCCGAGAAGCTGCCCACGCTCAAGACGGTCGGCCTGCCCGCCCCCTCGGACGCCACCCTCGGCAACCAGAGCAAGTACCTGCCGATGATGAACACCCAAGCGGCCTGGTCGCAACTCGACCTGGGCTGTGACCACCCCGTCGTGGCCGTGATCGACGGCGGCTGGACCGGCAGCACCACCCACGCCGAGTACAACCTCGTGCCCCAGAGCGCGTGGTTCAATCCCATCAAGGCCCAGCAGGGCAACGCCGAGTCCACCGAAATGAACCCCGGCTACGACCACGGCACGGCGGTCGCGGGCGTGATTGCCATGACGACCAACGGCTACGGCGCAGGTGCGAGCGTGTCGTACAACCTCGCCAAGGTGCTGCCCATCAACGCACGGACCACCGGCTCGTCCATCGGCGCCACGGCCGCCGTGCAGGGCATCGAGTACGCCGTGGGCCAGACGACCATCAACGGGCAGGTCTTCACCAACCCCTACCCGGCGTCGGTGATCAACCTGTCGTTCGGCTCGGACGCCACCCGCAGCCCCTCGCAGTTCTTCCAGAGCGCCTTTACCGCCGCCGCCAACCGCGGCGTGGTGATCGTGGCGGCAGCGGGCAACGAACTCGCCTCGGGCACCACCGACACGGCGGGGCTGAACCACTCCATCGGGGTGGCGGGCGTGATGTTCGACGGCAACCGCTGGGTGGACCCCCACCGCGCCGGCTTCGGCAGCAACTACGGCCCCGGGGTGGACGTGGCGGCCCCCGCGATGGCCGTGCCGACGATGGTCAATGGCGCGGCGGAGTTCTGGAGCGGCACGTCCATGGCGACGCCCTGGGTCAGCGCCCAGATCGCCATGTGGATGTACGCCAACCAGCACTACCGGGCCGACGGCTCGCGCACTCAGGGCCTGCGCGGCGACGCGCTGTACAACAAGCTCTACGCCTGCTTCGCTGCCATCGGCAGCAACCGGGGCACCAAAGACGAGTACCTCGGCTTCGGCAAGCTCGACACCGGGCGCCTGGTCTCGCCCACCGAGGCGGCCTGCCGCTGA
- a CDS encoding transposase: protein MLPALQEGGRPRTAKMDGVICATVDVLQNGCTWHNLPHDSPAWESVSGYFRRFERDGTWGAVHRFLIRRTRRQVGRDPEPSAGIHQRSDPSLCASHGDSWSGEQVSWAKALLAWPSAS, encoded by the coding sequence CTGCTGCCCGCCTTGCAGGAAGGCGGCAGACCTCGGACGGCCAAGATGGACGGGGTCATCTGCGCTACCGTGGATGTCCTCCAGAACGGCTGCACTTGGCACAATCTCCCTCATGATTCCCCGGCTTGGGAAAGCGTCTCTGGCTATTTTCGACGCTTTGAGCGGGACGGCACTTGGGGAGCAGTTCACCGCTTCCTGATCCGACGCACCCGTCGCCAAGTGGGGCGCGACCCCGAACCCAGTGCGGGTATTCATCAACGCTCAGACCCTTCGCTGTGTGCCTCACACGGGGATTCGTGGTCCGGAGAACAGGTGAGCTGGGCGAAGGCTTTGCTGGCGTGGCCAAGCGCTTCTTGA
- a CDS encoding stress-induced protein: MDPQRRQKIARAGGIAAAVGGNAHQFTSKEARAAGRRGRRAVSESRRHMAEIGRRGGTASSRKNPALDEAALKPEHGR; the protein is encoded by the coding sequence ATGGACCCGCAGCGCCGCCAGAAGATCGCCCGTGCGGGGGGCATTGCCGCTGCGGTGGGCGGCAATGCCCATCAGTTCACCTCCAAGGAGGCCCGCGCCGCCGGACGCAGGGGCAGGCGGGCCGTCAGCGAGAGCCGCCGCCATATGGCCGAGATCGGCCGCCGTGGCGGCACCGCCTCTAGCCGGAAAAACCCCGCGCTGGATGAAGCGGCGCTCAAGCCGGAGCACGGGAGATGA
- a CDS encoding EAL domain-containing protein has product MPSLSGSSRSRSATSGVACDCDLFSPPAAPPTNGLYLHASSRHVGRRLTAWLAALGLSHERWPEGLLVTRDGFGTLQTLLDALSPTERADLFAAPRRADGQPDAWQMAPLERWVQRLSSDWFFGASGRLCFHLQPIVNLTGGEVYGYEALVRAEGEEGLIGAGALLQAAEAHGQSRAFDAQARRGAIRQTYPQLAPGQVLFINFAPGVVYNPDVCLQTTFQTCREVGADFSRLLFEVTESEAFPDLGLLRRILSRYRAEGAQVALDDLGAGHTSLTYLAELRPDVVKLDRALISGLHAHDRRTPLVLALIEYAHDLGIRVVAEGIETATELQMVRELGADYAQGHFLGRPAPAPAGVTPDAARLWGGR; this is encoded by the coding sequence ATGCCGTCTCTCTCCGGTTCTTCCCGCTCCCGTTCGGCCACGTCCGGCGTGGCCTGCGACTGCGACCTGTTCTCGCCCCCTGCCGCGCCGCCCACCAACGGGCTCTACCTGCACGCCAGCTCCCGGCACGTGGGGCGGCGGCTGACGGCGTGGCTCGCCGCCCTGGGCCTGTCCCACGAGCGGTGGCCGGAAGGCCTGCTGGTGACGCGGGACGGGTTCGGCACCCTCCAGACGCTGCTGGACGCCCTGAGTCCCACTGAGCGGGCCGACCTCTTCGCGGCGCCCCGCCGGGCCGACGGGCAGCCCGACGCCTGGCAGATGGCGCCGCTGGAGCGCTGGGTGCAGCGGCTGAGCAGCGACTGGTTTTTCGGAGCCAGCGGGCGGCTGTGCTTTCACCTGCAACCAATCGTGAACCTGACGGGGGGAGAGGTCTACGGGTACGAGGCGCTCGTGCGGGCCGAGGGAGAGGAGGGCCTGATCGGGGCGGGGGCGCTGCTGCAAGCTGCCGAGGCGCACGGTCAGTCCCGCGCCTTTGACGCCCAGGCGCGGCGGGGAGCGATTCGGCAGACCTACCCGCAGCTTGCGCCGGGGCAGGTGCTGTTTATCAACTTCGCCCCCGGCGTGGTCTACAACCCCGATGTGTGCCTGCAAACCACCTTTCAGACCTGCCGGGAGGTGGGCGCCGACTTCTCACGGCTCTTGTTCGAGGTCACCGAGAGCGAGGCCTTTCCCGATCTCGGCCTGCTGCGGCGGATTCTCAGCCGCTACCGGGCCGAGGGGGCGCAGGTGGCCCTTGACGATCTGGGCGCCGGGCACACCAGCCTCACCTACCTTGCTGAGCTGCGTCCCGACGTGGTCAAGCTCGACCGCGCCCTGATCAGCGGCCTGCACGCCCACGACCGCCGCACCCCGCTGGTGCTTGCCCTGATCGAGTACGCCCACGACCTCGGCATCCGGGTGGTCGCCGAGGGCATCGAAACCGCGACCGAGTTGCAGATGGTGCGTGAGCTCGGCGCCGACTATGCGCAGGGCCACTTTCTGGGCCGCCCGGCCCCAGCTCCTGCCGGAGTCACCCCCGACGCCGCCCGGCTGTGGGGCGGCCGGTGA
- a CDS encoding response regulator, which translates to MSPPASPIRVLLVEDHAFTRDGLRATLNLEPDLRVVAEARSGEEALEVLARVPADVAVLDIGLPGMDGVRAAAEIKRGWPEVRIVMLTAHDLRDEVFAALASGAEAYCLKRETPELLLLAVRAAAAGSAYLDPRIAHHVLGGVRAPDAASSLTPRETEVLRLIADGHPNREIAARLGISVSTVKLHVQDVLVKLQAADRTQAAVKALRQGLL; encoded by the coding sequence ATGAGCCCTCCCGCCTCCCCCATTCGCGTGCTGCTGGTCGAGGATCACGCCTTTACCCGCGACGGCCTGCGGGCCACACTGAATCTGGAGCCCGACCTGAGGGTGGTCGCGGAGGCCCGCAGCGGCGAGGAAGCGCTGGAGGTGCTCGCCCGCGTGCCCGCAGACGTGGCCGTGCTCGACATCGGGCTGCCGGGGATGGATGGGGTGCGGGCGGCGGCGGAGATCAAGCGCGGCTGGCCGGAGGTGCGGATCGTGATGCTGACCGCCCACGACCTGCGCGACGAGGTGTTCGCGGCGCTGGCCTCGGGAGCGGAGGCCTACTGCCTCAAGCGCGAGACGCCCGAACTGCTGCTGCTGGCGGTGCGGGCGGCGGCGGCAGGGAGCGCGTACCTCGACCCCCGGATCGCGCACCACGTGTTAGGAGGGGTGCGGGCGCCCGACGCGGCCTCGTCCCTGACCCCGCGCGAGACCGAGGTGCTGCGCCTGATCGCCGACGGCCACCCCAACCGCGAGATCGCCGCCCGGCTGGGCATCAGCGTGAGCACGGTCAAGCTGCATGTGCAGGACGTGCTGGTGAAGTTGCAGGCCGCCGACCGGACGCAGGCGGCGGTCAAGGCGCTGCGGCAGGGGCTGCTGTAG
- a CDS encoding IS630 family transposase (programmed frameshift), with product MQKRVGARGYSVDLRERIVAAALKDSDHQRVAETFQVWVGTVELYLNKHAAGTLRDVKRPTGRRRTVQSEHEQVLLQLLEEDPDASLEEHARKLEAKTGLKISYRTVDRVFRRHGITYKKTRVASERNEELRQQFLNDLMPYLQTPARLVFLDESGFNTAMTRGYGRAHRTCRVRYAVPRNWGRNQTLICAVQATGPFAPLVVEGAVNGPIFEWYVQEVLCPALTPGQVVVLDNLSAHHRASVRTRIEAQSCSVLFLPPYSPDFNPIEMLFSKIKALVRAGDWRNIPALLQSIWAALDAVTLRDVFGWFTHTFPNIFLCQML from the exons ATGCAGAAACGGGTGGGGGCGCGGGGGTACAGCGTGGACCTGCGGGAGCGCATCGTGGCGGCAGCGCTGAAAGACAGCGACCATCAGCGAGTGGCCGAGACGTTCCAGGTGTGGGTCGGGACGGTCGAGCTGTACCTGAACAAACACGCGGCTGGCACGTTGCGGGACGTGAAGCGGCCCACCGGGCGTCGTCGCACGGTGCAGAGCGAGCATGAACAGGTCCTCCTCCAGTTGCTGGAGGAGGACCCCGACGCCTCGCTGGAAGAACATGCCCGCAAGCTGGAGGCCAAGACCGGCTTAAAGATCAGTTATCGCACGGTGGACCGGGTGTTCCGGCGGCACGGCATCACCTAC AAAAAAACGCGGGTCGCGTCCGAACGCAATGAGGAACTGCGCCAGCAGTTCCTGAACGACCTCATGCCTTACCTTCAGACACCCGCACGGCTGGTCTTTCTCGACGAGAGTGGGTTCAATACCGCGATGACCCGGGGATATGGGCGAGCACACCGGACCTGCCGGGTCCGGTATGCCGTGCCGCGCAACTGGGGTCGTAACCAAACGTTGATCTGCGCGGTCCAAGCGACCGGCCCCTTTGCTCCCCTCGTGGTCGAGGGTGCTGTCAACGGACCCATCTTCGAGTGGTATGTGCAGGAGGTGTTGTGCCCAGCCCTGACCCCTGGACAGGTCGTCGTGCTGGACAACCTCTCGGCGCACCATCGCGCGTCCGTTCGGACGCGCATCGAAGCCCAGAGCTGCTCGGTGTTGTTCTTGCCGCCTTACAGTCCAGACTTCAACCCCATCGAGATGCTGTTTTCCAAGATCAAAGCTCTGGTCCGGGCTGGAGATTGGCGAAACATACCGGCCCTGCTTCAAAGCATTTGGGCCGCCTTGGACGCTGTGACGTTGCGAGATGTCTTCGGTTGGTTCACCCATACCTTCCCAAACATCTTTTTATGTCAAATGCTCTAA
- a CDS encoding DUF4384 domain-containing protein, which produces MKKALTTSLALGAALTTSALAQPRLSAQSIIVNPVQPELSVSVRVNKDTTGNANPTYRVGESISISTSVNRDAYVYLFNVDATGEVSQILPNRLGGENFVKANTTVTFPQAGANFTFTVDGPVGLNKVLALASLTPLNLDQVSSFKTQQDQFATVTARGQDQLAQALSIVVTPLPQTNWVTDTAFFNVSAQTPVQTGGLFVGTNVAGATVILNGQRLGGANVTYSNIRPGTYPVRVQAPGFQDFSTTVTVRAGVTTNLNVDFAAPVAVTPVQPVQPAQPGNIVLDLFRGLLGAIAGTQLQDPARSAYDQKVTELQRQGYVLQNTRQTASGYVGTLQGRTGTVTLTVDRGANRTIVVQVNETTVYRY; this is translated from the coding sequence ATGAAGAAAGCGCTGACGACCAGCCTGGCCCTCGGGGCCGCCCTCACGACCTCCGCCCTGGCCCAGCCGCGCCTAAGCGCCCAGAGCATCATCGTCAATCCCGTGCAGCCCGAACTGTCGGTCAGCGTGCGGGTGAACAAGGACACGACTGGCAACGCCAACCCCACCTACCGCGTGGGCGAGAGCATCTCGATTTCGACCAGCGTGAACCGTGACGCCTACGTCTACCTGTTCAATGTGGACGCGACCGGCGAGGTCAGCCAGATTCTCCCCAACCGCCTCGGCGGCGAGAACTTCGTCAAGGCCAACACCACCGTGACCTTTCCCCAGGCCGGGGCCAATTTCACCTTCACGGTGGACGGCCCGGTCGGCCTGAACAAGGTCCTCGCGCTCGCCAGCCTGACCCCGCTGAACCTCGACCAGGTCAGCTCCTTCAAGACCCAGCAAGACCAGTTCGCCACCGTGACGGCCCGCGGCCAGGACCAGCTCGCGCAGGCGCTGAGCATCGTGGTGACCCCGCTGCCCCAGACCAACTGGGTGACCGACACCGCCTTTTTCAACGTCTCCGCGCAGACCCCGGTGCAGACCGGCGGCCTGTTCGTGGGCACCAACGTGGCGGGCGCGACCGTGATTCTCAACGGCCAGCGGCTGGGCGGCGCGAACGTCACCTACAGCAACATCCGTCCCGGCACCTACCCGGTGCGCGTGCAGGCCCCCGGCTTTCAGGACTTCTCGACCACGGTCACCGTTCGCGCGGGCGTGACCACCAACCTGAACGTGGACTTCGCCGCGCCCGTCGCCGTGACCCCGGTGCAGCCTGTCCAGCCCGCGCAGCCCGGCAACATCGTGCTCGACCTGTTCCGGGGCTTGCTCGGGGCCATCGCGGGCACCCAGCTTCAGGACCCCGCCCGCAGCGCCTACGACCAGAAGGTCACCGAACTGCAGCGCCAGGGCTACGTCCTTCAGAACACCCGGCAGACCGCCAGCGGCTACGTCGGCACCCTGCAGGGCCGCACCGGCACCGTCACCCTGACCGTCGACCGGGGCGCAAACCGCACCATCGTCGTGCAGGTCAACGAAACCACCGTCTACCGCTACTGA
- a CDS encoding site-specific integrase, whose amino-acid sequence MPGVETARFGVWQPDQVQTFLKVTRDTREHALYCVLLATGMRSGEVRGLRWQDVDLEQGLVRVEQQYVETAKSANNHFGPPKRDSRRTIRIGPDLVSILRAHRQRQQEERDTAEDFWQAHDLVFSTTLGTPISASNLARVFKTHVEVAKLPLIRVHDLRDTAASNMLASGTELPLVAEILGHKDASVTLRKYTHVLEGQREARRVGLGIYSGGTGNKDEAPSRGVEAESTGD is encoded by the coding sequence ATGCCAGGGGTGGAAACGGCCCGCTTCGGCGTCTGGCAGCCCGACCAGGTGCAGACTTTTCTCAAGGTCACCCGGGACACGCGGGAGCATGCCCTGTACTGCGTGCTGCTGGCGACCGGCATGCGCAGCGGTGAGGTGCGGGGGCTGCGCTGGCAGGACGTGGACCTCGAACAGGGACTGGTGCGCGTCGAGCAGCAGTACGTGGAAACAGCGAAGTCTGCCAACAACCACTTCGGCCCGCCCAAGCGGGACTCGCGCCGAACAATTCGCATCGGGCCTGACCTGGTCAGCATTCTCAGGGCGCACCGGCAAAGGCAGCAGGAAGAGCGGGACACCGCCGAGGACTTCTGGCAGGCTCATGACCTGGTGTTCTCAACCACCCTCGGCACGCCCATCAGCGCGAGCAACTTGGCCCGCGTGTTCAAGACACACGTCGAGGTAGCGAAACTGCCCCTGATTCGCGTTCACGACCTGCGGGACACGGCCGCGTCCAACATGCTCGCCTCGGGCACCGAGCTTCCCCTTGTCGCTGAGATTCTCGGACACAAGGACGCCTCGGTGACGCTGCGCAAATACACGCACGTGCTGGAGGGGCAGCGGGAGGCGCGGCGGGTGGGGCTCGGCATCTACAGCGGGGGCACAGGCAACAAGGATGAGGCCCCCAGCCGTGGGGTGGAGGCCGAAAGCACGGGCGACTGA
- a CDS encoding tyrosine-type recombinase/integrase, producing MSPSPSALQRLLEQDDLSAALDLLATSLPGPPTGATRKNVLSGWRVLVRWLRAEDRNLLNVPDARAFAQAYADWLATEYGGVAATVNNRLVQARRLYRILGELGLVEVNPFVTVQGRTHVAHERRPVYTAEEVARLLDHASAEERVLILLGAHGGLSGPEVRGLTFGVISGDRTHLQVSGRTVACTPELAAALKAWAQLSGETPLYGTPEGLLFRHGGAPLTDHELRAKVFRLCQRTGVPYKAWHALRHAAGLKLLTEQASQREVTEALGLGGRTAVRPLIRLSDRPDLTARSGRERKKGETDDSH from the coding sequence ATGTCCCCCTCGCCTTCCGCACTGCAGCGCCTGCTGGAACAGGATGACCTCAGCGCGGCCCTCGACTTGCTGGCGACCAGCCTGCCCGGCCCGCCGACCGGAGCGACCCGGAAAAACGTCCTGAGCGGCTGGCGCGTGTTGGTGCGCTGGCTCCGTGCCGAGGACCGGAACCTCCTGAACGTGCCCGACGCCAGGGCTTTTGCCCAGGCCTACGCGGACTGGCTGGCTACCGAATACGGCGGAGTCGCCGCCACGGTGAACAACCGACTGGTCCAGGCGCGGCGCCTGTACCGGATCCTGGGGGAACTCGGTCTGGTCGAGGTCAATCCCTTCGTAACGGTCCAGGGCCGCACCCACGTTGCCCACGAACGTCGCCCGGTCTACACAGCAGAGGAGGTGGCGCGGCTGCTCGACCACGCCTCGGCCGAGGAGCGGGTGCTGATCTTGCTGGGGGCCCACGGGGGCCTCAGCGGGCCAGAGGTACGGGGCCTGACCTTCGGGGTCATATCGGGCGACCGGACCCACTTGCAGGTCAGCGGGCGCACCGTCGCCTGCACGCCGGAACTGGCGGCGGCGCTGAAGGCTTGGGCGCAGCTGAGCGGCGAGACGCCCCTGTACGGAACGCCCGAGGGGCTGCTCTTCCGGCACGGCGGAGCTCCGCTCACTGATCATGAGCTGCGGGCCAAGGTGTTCCGGCTCTGTCAAAGGACTGGGGTACCCTACAAGGCATGGCACGCGCTGCGCCACGCGGCGGGCCTGAAACTGCTGACCGAGCAGGCCAGCCAGCGCGAGGTGACCGAGGCCCTGGGTCTGGGTGGACGCACCGCTGTGCGCCCCCTGATCCGTCTCAGTGACCGCCCCGACCTCACCGCCCGCTCAGGACGGGAACGGAAAAAGGGTGAGACTGATGATTCACACTAA